A stretch of the Malus domestica chromosome 08, GDT2T_hap1 genome encodes the following:
- the LOC103440309 gene encoding inositol-pentakisphosphate 2-kinase-like isoform X1: protein MEVVLEKKDAADWAYRGEGAANLVLAYTGSSPAFIGKVMRLQKARINGSKASNSPTALTAHELLLWKDVDDIVATSNKELACQLYVKHVMSPLLGSAYVDAGMRVPVSREFLESVEKNVISQRPASRVDATKVDTQSDTVLLMSDHSLFPRVTQEVEPCISVEIKPKCGFLPSSKFIDEGNSIKRSITRFRMHQALKFHDGEVSEYSEYDPLDLFSGSNDRIHKAIKDLFSTPQNNFRVFLNGSLIFGGLGGGAHSTNLAIRGAFEDALKGVIQGGDGKRTKSFLQLVAETVHKSGVLDRLLEAQKLDNLDIEGAIHAYYDIISEPCMVCGELGKEKVSQKYLSLHSMSLDESLKMVKDFLIATSAKDCSLMISFRPRKDGNPGSPYNNLYLESTNQTFDYKVNFIDLDLKHLGKMEEYYELDKKIVNCYNQMVETEERQKKTTSTKALQTAN, encoded by the exons ATGGAGGTCGTTTTGGAGAAGAAAGACGCTGCTGATTGGGCTTACAGAGGCGAAGGGGCTGCTAATCTTGTTCTCGCTTATACCGGATCCTCCCCTGCTTTT ATTGGGAAAGTAATGCGGTTGCAGAAAGCTCGAATTAATGGGTCAAAGGCCTCGAACAGTCCCACGGCATTAACCGCCCACGAACTTCTTTTGTGGAAAGACGTGGATGACATTGTAGCTACCTCTAACAAAGAACTTGCCTGCCAACTCTATGTGAAGCACGTCATGAGCCCTTTATTGGGTTCTGCGTACGTTGATGCCGGG ATGCGTGTCCCTGTTTCCAGGGAATTCTTGGAGTCAGTTGAGAAGAATGTAATTAGTCAGCGTCCTGCTTCTCGAGTTGATGCCACTAAAGTTGACACACAAAGTGATACTGTGCTTCTCATGTCTGATCATTCTCTTTTTCCTCGTG TTACTCAAGAAGTTGAACCCTGTATATCTGTAGAGATAAAG CCAAAATGCGGATTTCTCCCATCTTCAAAGTTCATTGATGAAGGAAATTCCATTAAACGAAGCATTACTCGTTTTAGGATGCACCAAGCCCTGAAGTTTCATGATGGAGAG GTATCAGAATATAGTGAATATGATCCACTCGATCTGTTCTCTGGATCCAACGACAGGATACATAAAGCCATCAAGGATCTCTTCTCAACCCCACAGAACAACTTCCGTGTATTCTTGAATGGTTCTCTAATATTTGGGGGCTTAGGCGGTGGTGCACACAGTACCAATTTGGCAATTAGGGGAGCATTTGAAGATGCACTTAAGGGTGTCATTCAGGGAGGTGATGGAAAGCGCACAAAGAGTTTTTTACAGCTTGTTGCTGAAACAGTTCAtaaatctggagtgttggaccGGCTCCTTGAGGCCCAGAAACTTGATAATCTTGACATCGAGGGGGCTATCCATGCGTATTATGACATTATTTCTGAGCCTTGCATGGTATGTGGAGAATTGGGTAAAGAAAAAGTGTCACAGAAATATTTGTCATTGCATTCCATGTCTCTGGATGAAAGCTTGAAGATGGTGAAGGACTTCTTGATAGCTACTAGTGCAAAGGACTGCAGTTTGATGATTAGTTTTAGACCAAGGAAAGATGGGAATCCAGGATCTCCTTATAATAACTTGTATCTGGAATCAACCAACCAAACTTTTGATTACAAG GTGAATTTCATTGACCTGGATTTGAAACATTTGGGGAAGATGGAAGAATATTATGAGTTGGACAAAAAGATTGTGAACTGCTACAATCAAATGGTGGAAACTGAGGAAAGACAAAAGAAAACTACCAGCACAAAGGCTCTTCAAACCGCCAATTGA
- the LOC103440310 gene encoding probable jasmonic acid carboxyl methyltransferase 2, which produces MEVLQILHMNKGNDETSYAQNSKVQRKILSVVKPIIDEAVQKMLCSNIAPIGSMGIADLGCSSGPNTLLLISEIIDAIHATSSCSTSSTEFRVFLNDLFSNDFNTIFMSLPAFYNQLKEEKGAGFGSFFISAVPGSFYGRLFPAKSLHFVHSSSSLHWLSQVPPGLDCQAAGKALNKGKIYISKTSPQCVLEAYSLQFHKDFLLFLKSRAEEIVGGGRMVFSLIGRSSSDPSTQESCYQWELLAHALMSMVSEGLVEEEKVDSFNAPYYAPSEEELKFELGKEGSFTIDRLEAFEIDWDGGAEISAVASGQRVAKTVRAVVESMIESHFGKDIMDDLFRRYSELVADHLSKSRTKHINLVVSVIRND; this is translated from the exons atggaggtgCTGCAAATACTTCACATGAACAAAGGCAATGACGAGACTAGTTATGCTCAAAACTCTAAAGTTCAG agaaAAATATTATCCGTCGTAAAGCCAATAATTGATGAAGCTGTACAAAAAATGTTGTGCTCAAATATAGCACCAATTGGGAGCATGGGAATAGCTGATTTGGGTTGCTCATCTGGACCAAACACCTTACTACTCATCTCTGAAATAATTGATGCCATACATGCCACAAGTAGCTGCTCAACATCATCCACAGAGTTTAGAGTGTTTCTAAACGACCTCTTTAGCAACGACTTCAACACCATTTTTATGTCACTCCCGGCATTCTACAACCAACTgaaggaagaaaaaggtgctGGATTCGGGTCTTTCTTTATCTCCGCCGTGCCAGGCTCGTTTTACGGCAGATTGTTTCCAGCCAAGAGTTTGCATTTCGTGCACTCTTCTTCTAGTCTTCATTGGCTCTCTCAAGTCCCTCCTGGCCTGGATTGCCAGGCAGCTGGCAAAGCATTGAACAAAGGAAAGATTTACATTTCTAAAACCAGCCCTCAATGCGTTTTGGAAGCATATTCACTTCAATTTCACAAGGACTTTTTGCTATTTCTCAAGTCCAGGGCTGAAGAAATAGTAGGTGGAGGACGAATGGTGTTCTCACTCATAGGCAGGTCGTCCTCTGACCCATCAACTCAAGAGAGTTGCTACCAATGGGAACTCCTAGCTCATGCATTAATGAGCATGGTTTCAGAG GGTCTCGTTGAAGAGGAAAAGGTTGATTCATTCAACGCTCCGTACTATGCCCCAAGTGAAGAGGAACTGAAATTTGAGTTAGGAAAAGAAGGATCATTTACAATAGACCGCCTTGAAGCCTTTGAAATTGATTGGGATGGTGGTGCAGAAATATCTGCCGTAGCTAGTGGGCAGCGAGTGGCCAAGACCGTAAGAGCTGTGGTTGAGTCGATGATCGAATCTCACTTCGGAAAAGATATCATGGACGATCTATTTCGTAGGTACTCTGAGCTCGTCGCCGATCACTTGTCAAAATCCAGAACCAAGCACATCAATTTGGTTGTTTCAGTCATTAGAAATGACTGA
- the LOC103440309 gene encoding inositol-pentakisphosphate 2-kinase-like isoform X2, translating into MCSDGEHLKLGQRRVMEVVLEKKDAADWAYRGEGAANLVLAYTGSSPAFIGKVMRLQKARINGSKASNSPTALTAHELLLWKDVDDIVATSNKELACQLYVKHVMSPLLGSAYVDAGMRVPVSREFLESVEKNVISQRPASRVDATKVDTQSDTVLLMSDHSLFPRVTQEVEPCISVEIKPKCGFLPSSKFIDEGNSIKRSITRFRMHQALKFHDGEVSEYSEYDPLDLFSGSNDRIHKAIKDLFSTPQNNFRVFLNGSLIFGGLGGGAHSTNLAIRGAFEDALKGVIQGGDGKRTKSFLQLVAETVHKSGVLDRLLEAQKLDNLDIEGAIHAYYDIISEPCMVCGELGKEKVSQKYLSLHSMSLDESLKMVKDFLIATSAKDCSLMISFRPRKDGNPGSPYNNLYLESTNQTFDYKVNFIDLDLKHLGKMEEYYELDKKIVNCYNQMVETEERQKKTTSTKALQTAN; encoded by the exons ATGTGCAGTGACGGAGAGCACCTGAAACTCGGCCAACGGCGAGTTATGGAGGTCGTTTTGGAGAAGAAAGACGCTGCTGATTGGGCTTACAGAGGCGAAGGGGCTGCTAATCTTGTTCTCGCTTATACCGGATCCTCCCCTGCTTTT ATTGGGAAAGTAATGCGGTTGCAGAAAGCTCGAATTAATGGGTCAAAGGCCTCGAACAGTCCCACGGCATTAACCGCCCACGAACTTCTTTTGTGGAAAGACGTGGATGACATTGTAGCTACCTCTAACAAAGAACTTGCCTGCCAACTCTATGTGAAGCACGTCATGAGCCCTTTATTGGGTTCTGCGTACGTTGATGCCGGG ATGCGTGTCCCTGTTTCCAGGGAATTCTTGGAGTCAGTTGAGAAGAATGTAATTAGTCAGCGTCCTGCTTCTCGAGTTGATGCCACTAAAGTTGACACACAAAGTGATACTGTGCTTCTCATGTCTGATCATTCTCTTTTTCCTCGTG TTACTCAAGAAGTTGAACCCTGTATATCTGTAGAGATAAAG CCAAAATGCGGATTTCTCCCATCTTCAAAGTTCATTGATGAAGGAAATTCCATTAAACGAAGCATTACTCGTTTTAGGATGCACCAAGCCCTGAAGTTTCATGATGGAGAG GTATCAGAATATAGTGAATATGATCCACTCGATCTGTTCTCTGGATCCAACGACAGGATACATAAAGCCATCAAGGATCTCTTCTCAACCCCACAGAACAACTTCCGTGTATTCTTGAATGGTTCTCTAATATTTGGGGGCTTAGGCGGTGGTGCACACAGTACCAATTTGGCAATTAGGGGAGCATTTGAAGATGCACTTAAGGGTGTCATTCAGGGAGGTGATGGAAAGCGCACAAAGAGTTTTTTACAGCTTGTTGCTGAAACAGTTCAtaaatctggagtgttggaccGGCTCCTTGAGGCCCAGAAACTTGATAATCTTGACATCGAGGGGGCTATCCATGCGTATTATGACATTATTTCTGAGCCTTGCATGGTATGTGGAGAATTGGGTAAAGAAAAAGTGTCACAGAAATATTTGTCATTGCATTCCATGTCTCTGGATGAAAGCTTGAAGATGGTGAAGGACTTCTTGATAGCTACTAGTGCAAAGGACTGCAGTTTGATGATTAGTTTTAGACCAAGGAAAGATGGGAATCCAGGATCTCCTTATAATAACTTGTATCTGGAATCAACCAACCAAACTTTTGATTACAAG GTGAATTTCATTGACCTGGATTTGAAACATTTGGGGAAGATGGAAGAATATTATGAGTTGGACAAAAAGATTGTGAACTGCTACAATCAAATGGTGGAAACTGAGGAAAGACAAAAGAAAACTACCAGCACAAAGGCTCTTCAAACCGCCAATTGA